In Nocardioides marinus, one DNA window encodes the following:
- a CDS encoding transposase has translation MPNGDPHAPVDIVLTVDQRGSRAAPDHVTALLEALAPLPSRLSFQRTAGDEVQGLVGDPDHLPALLEVVLRDGRWRVGLGIGPVESPLPRDVREARGPAFVHARDGVEAARHAPAGLRVVVGVTDDEQRAGRALESALWLWASLLQRRTDRGWEVVDLLDAGDTHDRAARRLGISQSAVTQRARAAGAVEGARGRELVAHLAALAVDAAGSAAPREVVR, from the coding sequence ATGCCGAACGGTGATCCGCACGCCCCGGTGGACATCGTCCTCACCGTGGACCAACGCGGCAGCCGCGCCGCCCCCGACCACGTCACCGCCCTCCTCGAGGCACTCGCCCCCCTCCCCTCCCGCCTGTCGTTCCAGCGCACGGCCGGCGACGAGGTGCAGGGCCTCGTCGGCGACCCCGACCACCTGCCCGCGCTCCTGGAGGTCGTGCTGCGCGACGGCCGGTGGCGCGTCGGCCTCGGCATCGGTCCCGTCGAGTCCCCGCTCCCGCGGGACGTGCGCGAGGCGCGGGGACCGGCGTTCGTCCATGCCCGCGACGGGGTCGAGGCGGCACGTCACGCCCCCGCCGGGCTCCGGGTGGTCGTCGGGGTGACCGACGACGAGCAGCGGGCCGGACGGGCCCTCGAGTCGGCCCTGTGGCTGTGGGCGTCGCTGCTGCAGCGGCGTACCGACCGTGGGTGGGAGGTCGTCGACCTCCTCGACGCCGGCGACACGCACGACCGGGCGGCACGCCGGCTCGGCATCTCACAGAGCGCCGTGACCCAGCGTGCTCGGGCTGCCGGCGCCGTCGAGGGCGCCCGAGGCCGCGAGCTGGTCGCCCACCTCGCCGCGCTCGCCGTGGACGCAGCCGGGTCAGCCGCCCCCCGGGAGGTCGTGCGATGA
- a CDS encoding M16 family metallopeptidase has protein sequence MSTIQSSAMRATTTLSETTDDDGLATSVVRRTLLPSGLRIVTEQMAGVRSASIGVWVGVGSADEDETLHGCSHFLEHVLFKGTGTRSAMDISVALDAVGGEFNAFTAKEYTCFHARVLDVDLDLAVDVLGDMITDSTITAEDVEAERDVILDEIAMHDDDPDDVVHNLFAAQAYGEHTALGRPIAGTVESITALTRDQVAQFHRVHYRPATIVVSVAGNVEHDRVVELVEAAFARNGFLDRVESPVSRLGEGTLSPVHPGTATTRRPFEQVNLVLGMEGIARNDPRRFALSILSTALGGGTSSRLFQEVRERRGLAYSVYAFASHHADSGLVGVSVGCLPAKQDEVLVVVREQLALVARDGITAEELERGKGQLRGGLVLGLEDSGSRMARLGKSELVHDRLLTLDEVLAHIDGVSLEDVASVAAEIFSRPEVLAVVGPS, from the coding sequence ATGAGCACCATCCAGTCCAGCGCCATGCGCGCGACGACCACGCTGTCGGAGACGACCGACGACGACGGCCTGGCCACCTCCGTCGTACGCCGCACCCTGCTGCCCTCGGGGCTGCGCATCGTGACCGAGCAGATGGCCGGGGTGCGCTCGGCGAGCATCGGCGTGTGGGTCGGTGTCGGCTCCGCCGACGAGGACGAGACGCTGCACGGCTGCTCGCACTTCCTCGAGCACGTGCTCTTCAAGGGCACGGGGACCCGCTCTGCCATGGACATCTCGGTGGCCCTCGACGCCGTCGGTGGGGAGTTCAACGCCTTCACCGCCAAGGAGTACACCTGCTTCCACGCGCGGGTGCTCGACGTCGACCTCGACCTGGCCGTGGACGTGCTCGGCGACATGATCACCGACTCCACGATCACCGCCGAGGACGTCGAGGCCGAGCGCGACGTGATCCTCGACGAGATCGCGATGCACGACGACGACCCCGACGACGTGGTGCACAACCTCTTCGCCGCGCAGGCCTACGGCGAGCACACCGCGCTCGGTCGCCCGATCGCGGGGACCGTCGAGTCGATCACCGCCCTCACCCGTGACCAGGTGGCGCAGTTCCACCGGGTGCACTACCGCCCGGCGACCATCGTGGTGTCGGTCGCCGGCAACGTCGAGCACGACCGGGTGGTGGAGCTGGTCGAGGCGGCCTTCGCGCGCAACGGGTTCCTCGACCGCGTCGAGTCACCCGTCTCACGACTGGGGGAGGGGACCCTCTCCCCGGTGCACCCGGGGACCGCGACCACCCGGCGACCCTTCGAGCAGGTCAACCTCGTGCTGGGGATGGAGGGCATCGCCCGCAACGACCCGCGCCGCTTCGCCCTGTCGATCCTGAGCACCGCCCTGGGCGGGGGCACCTCCTCCCGCCTGTTCCAGGAGGTGCGCGAGCGTCGCGGGCTGGCCTACTCCGTCTACGCCTTCGCCTCCCACCACGCCGACTCGGGTCTGGTCGGGGTGTCCGTCGGGTGCCTGCCGGCCAAGCAGGACGAGGTGCTCGTGGTCGTCCGTGAGCAGCTGGCCCTGGTGGCCAGGGACGGGATCACCGCCGAGGAGCTCGAGCGTGGCAAGGGCCAGCTCCGGGGTGGGCTGGTGCTGGGCCTGGAGGACTCCGGGTCGCGGATGGCCCGCCTGGGCAAGTCCGAGCTCGTGCACGACCGGTTGCTCACCCTCGACGAGGTGCTCGCCCACATCGACGGGGTCAGCCTGGAGGACGTCGCCTCGGTGGCGGCCGAGATCTTCTCCCGGCCCGAGGTGCTCGCGGTGGTCGGTCCCTCCTGA
- a CDS encoding AzlC family ABC transporter permease — translation MTGQLPDQAHEAHRRVVRDSLGVAVATGLYGASFGAVSVASGLDVAQTCALSLLMFTGASQFALVGVLGSGGPAVTGALTAALLGTRNTLYGLRLAPLLAWRGARRLAAAHLVIDESTAMSITRPTRALARTGFLTTGLGVFVLWNLFTLLGAVGGSVMGDPRTYGLDAAVGGAFLALLWPRLQDTQSRRLALAAAAVALLVVPLVPSGLPVLLAGSVALLAGVLDGRRTPA, via the coding sequence GTGACCGGGCAGCTGCCCGACCAGGCCCACGAGGCGCACCGCCGCGTGGTGCGCGACAGCCTGGGGGTCGCGGTGGCGACCGGTCTGTACGGCGCGTCCTTCGGCGCCGTGTCGGTGGCCTCCGGGCTCGACGTCGCCCAGACCTGTGCGCTGTCCCTGCTGATGTTCACCGGGGCCTCGCAGTTCGCCCTGGTCGGCGTCCTCGGGTCCGGCGGCCCGGCCGTCACCGGTGCGCTCACCGCCGCCCTGCTGGGCACCCGCAACACCCTCTACGGCCTGCGACTGGCCCCCCTGCTCGCCTGGCGGGGCGCCCGACGCCTCGCGGCCGCCCACCTGGTGATCGACGAGTCCACGGCCATGTCCATCACCAGACCGACACGGGCGCTGGCACGCACCGGCTTCCTGACGACCGGTCTCGGTGTCTTCGTCCTCTGGAACCTCTTCACGCTCCTGGGTGCCGTCGGGGGCTCGGTCATGGGGGACCCGCGGACCTACGGCCTCGACGCCGCTGTGGGTGGCGCCTTCCTGGCGCTGCTGTGGCCTCGCCTGCAGGACACGCAGAGCCGGCGCCTCGCCCTGGCCGCGGCGGCGGTGGCGCTGCTGGTCGTGCCGCTGGTGCCCTCGGGACTGCCGGTCCTGCTGGCGGGGAGCGTCGCCCTCCTGGCCGGGGTGCTCGACGGACGGCGGACCCCCGCGTGA
- a CDS encoding PspA/IM30 family protein: MSLWKRITLIFKSKASKALDRAEDPRETLDYSYQRQLELLTKVRRGVADVATSRKRVELQINQLEQQAAKLTDQAQKAIDMGREDLAREALTRKSGLTGQINDLKVQLAQLQGEEEKLTLAQQRLQAKVESFRTRKETIKATYTAAEAQTRINEAVSGIGDEFGDVGAAIARAEDKTAQMQARAGAIDELIASGALDDASSLNAGDDIARELESMSSQADVEAELAAMKGGKAAPDAIESGESAGSGPILEAAEEKVEQPEDRA, translated from the coding sequence ATGAGCCTCTGGAAGCGCATCACCCTGATCTTCAAGTCGAAGGCCAGCAAGGCGCTCGACCGTGCCGAGGACCCGCGCGAGACCCTCGACTACAGCTACCAGCGCCAGCTGGAGCTGCTCACCAAGGTGCGCCGTGGGGTCGCGGACGTCGCCACCAGCCGCAAGCGGGTCGAGCTGCAGATCAACCAGCTCGAGCAGCAGGCCGCGAAGCTCACCGACCAGGCCCAGAAGGCCATCGACATGGGTCGCGAGGACCTCGCCCGTGAGGCGCTGACCCGCAAGTCCGGCCTCACCGGCCAGATCAACGACCTCAAGGTGCAGCTCGCGCAGCTGCAGGGCGAGGAGGAGAAGCTCACGCTGGCCCAGCAGCGGCTGCAGGCCAAGGTGGAGAGCTTCCGCACCCGCAAGGAGACCATCAAGGCGACCTACACCGCGGCCGAGGCGCAGACCCGCATCAACGAGGCGGTCTCCGGCATCGGCGACGAGTTCGGTGACGTGGGCGCCGCGATCGCCCGCGCGGAGGACAAGACCGCGCAGATGCAGGCCCGTGCCGGCGCGATCGACGAGCTGATCGCCTCCGGTGCCCTCGACGACGCCTCCTCCCTCAACGCCGGCGACGACATCGCGCGGGAGCTGGAGTCGATGAGCAGCCAGGCCGACGTCGAGGCCGAGCTGGCCGCGATGAAGGGCGGCAAGGCTGCGCCCGACGCGATCGAGTCGGGCGAGTCGGCGGGCTCGGGGCCGATCCTCGAGGCGGCCGAGGAGAAGGTCGAGCAGCCCGAGGACCGCGCCTGA
- a CDS encoding class I SAM-dependent methyltransferase — translation MVLQTIPARIRWSVDLMDVQPGDHVLEIGCGPGYGAELICSRLETGKLFAIDRSESGVDRTKRRCAKYLEAGRLTVRQIDLATLRVPVKRLHKVYAFNVNLFWVRDCSDEVALLHERVLPGGAVYIFFEATRPDQVAEIVEKTSAALSSAGFRVSVVQRKVPACVGIIGRR, via the coding sequence ATGGTGCTGCAGACCATTCCGGCCCGGATCCGTTGGTCGGTCGACCTCATGGACGTCCAGCCCGGTGACCACGTGCTGGAGATCGGGTGTGGTCCCGGCTACGGCGCGGAGCTGATCTGCAGCCGGCTGGAGACCGGCAAGCTGTTCGCGATCGACCGCTCCGAGTCCGGCGTGGACCGGACCAAGCGCCGGTGCGCGAAGTACCTCGAGGCCGGCCGGCTCACCGTGCGCCAGATCGACCTGGCCACCCTGCGGGTGCCGGTCAAGCGACTGCACAAGGTCTACGCCTTCAACGTCAACCTGTTCTGGGTGCGCGACTGCAGCGACGAGGTGGCCCTGCTGCACGAGCGCGTGCTGCCCGGCGGTGCGGTCTACATCTTCTTCGAGGCCACCCGCCCCGACCAGGTCGCCGAGATCGTGGAGAAGACCTCTGCGGCCCTGAGCAGCGCCGGGTTCCGGGTCTCGGTCGTGCAGCGGAAGGTCCCGGCCTGCGTCGGGATCATCGGACGCCGTTAG
- the dapB gene encoding 4-hydroxy-tetrahydrodipicolinate reductase: MSSTVRRVGVLGARGKVGTEVCRAVEQAEDLELVAAIDAEDDIAALVERGAEAVVDFTHPDVVMDNLEFCVDHGIHAVVGTTGFDDTRLARLESWLAEAPATGVLIAPNFSIGAVLMMRFAAEAARFYESVEIVELHHPDKADAPSGTARRTAELVAAARREAGLGPAPDATSTALEGARGADVDGVPVHALRIRGMVAHQEVVLGGVGETLTIRHDSMDRASFTPGVLASLRAISGRPGLTVGLEKLLDLG, from the coding sequence GTGAGCAGCACGGTCCGGCGGGTCGGCGTCCTGGGCGCCCGGGGCAAGGTCGGCACCGAGGTGTGCCGCGCCGTCGAGCAGGCCGAGGACCTCGAGCTCGTGGCCGCGATCGACGCCGAGGACGACATCGCCGCGCTCGTGGAGCGCGGCGCCGAGGCGGTGGTGGACTTCACGCACCCCGACGTGGTCATGGACAACCTCGAGTTCTGCGTCGACCACGGGATCCACGCCGTCGTCGGCACGACGGGCTTCGACGACACCCGGCTCGCGAGGCTGGAGTCGTGGCTGGCAGAAGCGCCCGCCACCGGCGTGCTCATCGCCCCCAACTTCTCCATCGGCGCGGTGCTGATGATGCGTTTCGCCGCCGAGGCCGCGCGCTTCTACGAGTCGGTCGAGATCGTCGAGCTGCACCACCCGGACAAGGCCGACGCTCCGTCGGGCACCGCCCGGCGTACCGCCGAGCTGGTCGCGGCCGCCCGGCGGGAGGCCGGCCTGGGCCCGGCGCCGGACGCCACCAGCACCGCGCTCGAGGGCGCGAGGGGTGCCGATGTCGACGGCGTGCCGGTCCACGCCCTGCGCATCCGCGGCATGGTCGCCCACCAGGAGGTCGTGCTGGGTGGCGTGGGGGAGACCCTCACGATCCGTCACGACTCCATGGACCGCGCGTCGTTCACCCCGGGGGTCCTCGCGTCGCTGCGCGCCATCTCCGGGCGCCCCGGGCTGACCGTGGGGCTGGAGAAGCTGCTCGACCTCGGCTGA
- a CDS encoding polyribonucleotide nucleotidyltransferase, with translation MLCNHEGPLLTESHTAEPVISAVETVIDNGSFGTRTVKFETGLLARQAAGSVTAYLDDETMLLSATTAGKHPKDHFDFFPLTIDVEERMYAAGKIPGSFFRSEGRPGEDAILTCRLIDRPLRPTFKKGLRNEVQVVITVLALEPNTPYDVLAINAASMSTQLSGLPFSGPVGSVRVALIDGQWVAFPTHSQLEDAVFDMVVAGRVTDAGDVAIMMVEAEATETAFGKVQSGAQAPTEEVVAAGLDASKPFIKQLCEAQSELAAAAAKPVQDFPVFLDYEDDVYEAVESAAREDLAAAMRIADKQERQDRTDEIKDGLLDRLAGQFEGREKELGAAFRSLNKALVRESILRDKVRIDGRGLADIRPLHAEVGLIPRVHGSALFERGETQILGVTTLDMLKMEQQLDTLSPEKHRRYMHKYVFPPFSTGETGRVGSPKRREVGHGALARRALLPVLPDREEFPYAIRQLSEAMGSNGSTSMGSVCASTLSLLQAGVPLKAPVAGIAMGLVSGEIDGQTTYVALTDILGAEDAFGDMDFKVAGTREFVTALQLDTKLDGIPAEVLGAALKQARDARLTILDVMAEAIDAPEEMSETAPRILTIKIPVDKIGEVIGPKGKVINQIQDDTGASISIEDDGTIYIGATVGSQAEAARSAINAIANPTMPEVGERYLGTVVKTTNFGAFVSLMPGKDGLLHISKLRSLAGGKRVDAVEDVVSVGQKIQVQIAEIDDRGKLSLTPVVEDDGAEGEGETATEETASEE, from the coding sequence ATGCTCTGCAACCACGAAGGACCACTCTTGACCGAGTCCCACACGGCTGAGCCCGTGATCTCCGCCGTCGAGACCGTCATCGACAACGGCTCGTTCGGCACCCGTACCGTCAAGTTCGAGACCGGCCTCCTGGCACGCCAGGCCGCCGGTTCCGTGACGGCCTACCTCGACGACGAGACGATGCTGCTCTCGGCGACGACCGCCGGGAAGCACCCGAAGGACCACTTCGACTTCTTCCCCCTGACCATCGACGTCGAGGAGCGGATGTACGCCGCGGGCAAGATCCCCGGCTCGTTCTTCCGCTCCGAGGGTCGTCCGGGCGAGGACGCGATCCTCACCTGCCGCCTCATCGACCGCCCGCTGCGCCCGACCTTCAAGAAGGGCCTGCGCAACGAGGTCCAGGTCGTCATCACCGTCCTGGCCCTCGAGCCGAACACCCCCTACGACGTGCTGGCCATCAACGCCGCGTCGATGTCCACCCAGCTCTCCGGCCTGCCGTTCTCCGGCCCGGTCGGCAGCGTGCGCGTGGCCCTGATCGACGGCCAGTGGGTCGCCTTCCCGACCCACTCCCAGCTCGAGGACGCCGTCTTCGACATGGTCGTGGCCGGCCGCGTCACCGACGCCGGCGACGTCGCGATCATGATGGTCGAGGCCGAGGCCACCGAGACCGCCTTCGGCAAGGTCCAGTCCGGTGCCCAGGCGCCGACCGAGGAGGTCGTGGCCGCCGGTCTCGACGCCTCCAAGCCCTTCATCAAGCAGCTGTGCGAGGCCCAGTCCGAGCTCGCTGCCGCCGCGGCCAAGCCGGTCCAGGACTTCCCGGTCTTCCTCGACTACGAGGACGACGTCTACGAGGCGGTCGAGTCCGCTGCCCGCGAGGACCTCGCGGCCGCGATGAGGATCGCGGACAAGCAGGAGCGCCAGGACCGCACCGACGAGATCAAGGACGGCCTGCTGGACCGTCTCGCCGGCCAGTTCGAGGGCCGCGAGAAGGAGCTCGGCGCGGCGTTCCGCTCGCTGAACAAGGCACTGGTGCGCGAGTCGATCCTGCGCGACAAGGTCCGCATCGACGGGCGTGGCCTCGCCGACATCCGTCCCCTGCACGCCGAGGTCGGCCTGATCCCGCGCGTGCACGGCTCGGCGCTGTTCGAGCGCGGCGAGACCCAGATCCTGGGTGTCACCACGCTGGACATGCTCAAGATGGAGCAGCAGCTCGACACGCTGTCGCCGGAGAAGCACCGCCGCTACATGCACAAGTACGTCTTCCCGCCGTTCTCCACCGGCGAGACCGGTCGCGTGGGCTCGCCCAAGCGCCGCGAGGTCGGCCACGGCGCGCTGGCGCGTCGCGCGCTGCTGCCCGTGCTGCCGGACCGCGAGGAGTTCCCCTACGCGATCCGCCAGCTCTCCGAGGCCATGGGCTCCAACGGCTCGACCTCGATGGGCTCGGTCTGCGCCTCGACCCTGTCGCTGCTGCAGGCCGGCGTGCCGCTCAAGGCGCCGGTCGCCGGCATCGCCATGGGCCTGGTCTCCGGTGAGATCGACGGCCAGACCACCTACGTCGCGCTCACCGACATCCTCGGTGCCGAGGACGCGTTCGGCGACATGGACTTCAAGGTCGCCGGCACCCGTGAGTTCGTCACCGCCCTGCAGCTGGACACCAAGCTCGACGGCATCCCCGCCGAGGTCCTCGGTGCCGCGCTGAAGCAGGCGCGCGACGCCCGCCTGACCATCCTCGACGTCATGGCCGAGGCCATCGACGCGCCGGAGGAGATGTCGGAGACCGCGCCGCGGATCCTCACCATCAAGATCCCGGTCGACAAGATCGGCGAGGTGATCGGTCCCAAGGGCAAGGTCATCAACCAGATCCAGGACGACACCGGCGCCTCGATCTCCATCGAGGACGACGGCACCATCTACATCGGTGCCACCGTCGGGTCCCAGGCCGAGGCCGCCCGGTCGGCGATCAACGCGATCGCCAACCCGACCATGCCCGAGGTCGGCGAGCGCTACCTCGGCACGGTCGTCAAGACGACCAACTTCGGTGCGTTCGTCTCGCTGATGCCCGGCAAGGACGGCCTGCTGCACATCAGCAAGCTGCGCTCGCTGGCCGGCGGCAAGCGTGTCGACGCCGTCGAGGACGTCGTCTCGGTGGGCCAGAAGATCCAGGTCCAGATCGCCGAGATCGACGACCGCGGCAAGCTCTCCCTGACCCCCGTCGTCGAGGACGACGGCGCCGAGGGCGAGGGCGAGACCGCCACGGAGGAGACCGCCTCCGAGGAGTGA
- a CDS encoding AzlD domain-containing protein yields MSAWGAVLGGAAACYLLKLAGLSVPAAVLDRPRVRAVADRLPVALLAGLVAVQVFGGDQRVLLDARAAGLLAALVLLLARAPFLVVVIGSAVTAAVLRQLGLMT; encoded by the coding sequence GTGAGCGCCTGGGGGGCGGTGCTGGGCGGCGCCGCGGCCTGCTACCTGCTCAAGCTCGCCGGCCTCTCCGTCCCGGCCGCGGTGCTGGACAGACCGCGGGTGCGGGCGGTGGCGGACCGGCTGCCGGTGGCGCTGCTGGCCGGACTGGTCGCGGTGCAGGTCTTCGGGGGCGACCAGCGGGTGCTGCTGGACGCCCGGGCCGCCGGACTGCTGGCCGCCCTCGTGCTGCTGCTGGCCCGGGCACCGTTCCTGGTGGTGGTCATCGGCTCGGCGGTCACGGCCGCGGTGCTGCGCCAGCTCGGTCTGATGACCTGA
- a CDS encoding GNAT family N-acetyltransferase — MSPTADVSVRVAWAEDAAAVAALQLRAWPRMYADVLPPEAFPTGPEALEEATRTWEQSLARPTDARQRVLVALERNRVVGFALTGPATDPDCDPVADGELAEVVLDPDERRQGHGSRLLQAAVDTLRADRFTRAVTWLVASDDDLRGFLDGAGWAPDGAHRELDLDGAGAVRVKQVRLHTDLRQ, encoded by the coding sequence GTGAGCCCCACGGCCGACGTCTCGGTCCGTGTCGCCTGGGCCGAGGACGCCGCGGCGGTCGCCGCCCTCCAGCTGCGCGCCTGGCCACGGATGTACGCCGACGTGCTGCCGCCCGAGGCGTTCCCGACCGGGCCGGAGGCGCTCGAGGAGGCGACCCGCACCTGGGAGCAGTCGCTGGCCCGCCCCACCGACGCGCGTCAGCGGGTGCTGGTCGCGCTGGAGCGCAACCGGGTCGTGGGCTTCGCGCTCACCGGCCCCGCGACCGACCCCGACTGCGACCCCGTCGCCGACGGGGAGCTGGCCGAGGTCGTGCTGGACCCCGACGAGCGTCGCCAGGGCCACGGCAGCCGGCTGCTGCAGGCGGCCGTCGACACGCTGCGCGCGGACCGCTTCACCCGTGCCGTCACGTGGCTGGTGGCCTCCGACGACGACCTGCGCGGCTTCCTCGACGGTGCGGGGTGGGCCCCGGACGGCGCCCACCGCGAGCTGGACCTCGACGGCGCCGGCGCGGTACGCGTGAAGCAGGTGCGGCTGCACACCGACCTGCGGCAGTGA
- the rpsO gene encoding 30S ribosomal protein S15: protein MSIGTDAETKKKIIAEYATTEGDTGSPEVQIALLSHRISHLTEHLKQHKHDHHSRRGLLLLVGQRRRLLNYLNKSDIARYRSIIERLGLRR from the coding sequence ATGTCGATCGGTACCGACGCGGAGACCAAGAAGAAGATCATCGCCGAGTACGCCACGACCGAGGGTGACACCGGCTCGCCGGAGGTCCAGATCGCGCTGCTCTCGCACCGCATCTCGCACCTGACCGAGCACCTCAAGCAGCACAAGCACGACCACCACAGCCGTCGCGGTCTGCTGCTCCTGGTCGGCCAGCGCCGTCGCCTGCTGAACTACCTGAACAAGAGCGACATCGCGCGCTACCGCTCGATCATCGAGCGTCTCGGCCTGCGCCGCTGA
- the pspAB gene encoding PspA-associated protein PspAB — MGLLDSILGRSRPKQANLDALFAVPSAAITLRAAVGLAPTGLGAVCYRPAGGAAFAQAEQEIVELLRGAADAPDVRLEHDEFGFTWLVVDDDPDDVEGLVTDLHAVNTTLESHGFGPGLLCSLVPFEDATGRRAGLVYLYKQGSFYPFAPQTGAGRARDNLLEIQLRDLLAGELPVEREMSRWLALWGAPGL; from the coding sequence ATGGGCCTGCTCGACTCGATCCTGGGGCGCAGCCGCCCCAAGCAGGCCAACCTCGACGCGCTCTTCGCGGTGCCCTCGGCCGCGATCACGCTGCGGGCGGCCGTGGGTCTGGCCCCCACCGGTCTCGGCGCGGTCTGCTACCGCCCCGCGGGCGGGGCCGCCTTCGCCCAGGCCGAGCAGGAGATCGTCGAGCTGCTGCGCGGAGCCGCCGACGCACCCGACGTACGCCTCGAGCACGACGAGTTCGGTTTCACCTGGCTCGTCGTCGACGACGACCCCGACGACGTCGAGGGACTGGTCACCGACCTGCACGCGGTCAACACCACGTTGGAGTCCCACGGCTTCGGTCCGGGCCTGCTGTGCTCGCTGGTGCCCTTCGAGGACGCCACAGGTCGCAGGGCCGGGCTGGTCTACCTCTACAAGCAGGGGTCGTTCTACCCCTTCGCGCCCCAGACCGGGGCCGGGCGGGCCCGGGACAACCTGCTGGAGATCCAGCTCCGCGACCTGCTGGCTGGCGAGCTCCCCGTCGAGCGCGAGATGTCGCGGTGGCTCGCCCTGTGGGGCGCCCCCGGCCTGTGA
- a CDS encoding DUF3043 domain-containing protein, whose amino-acid sequence MFRRSKSESAPETISEAADGSTTPGKGTPGKGRPTPSRKEAEAAARARAKVPRTRKEQAAAARAQRAENSAKVRAAMKSGDERFLLPRDKGPVRRFIRDYVDSRFSFIDVIVPVLIVTMILSYSGNQTLAGIGSTVLMLTVLLVVVDMIQLRFRVRRQLAQRFPGESTKGTTWYAISRAMQMKFMRMPKAQVKIGQQLPEHYR is encoded by the coding sequence TTGTTCCGTCGTTCGAAGTCCGAGTCGGCCCCCGAGACCATCTCCGAGGCGGCCGACGGGTCCACCACTCCCGGCAAGGGCACCCCCGGCAAGGGGCGGCCCACCCCGTCGCGCAAGGAGGCCGAGGCCGCGGCCAGGGCCCGTGCGAAGGTCCCGCGCACCCGCAAGGAGCAGGCCGCCGCGGCCCGTGCCCAGCGGGCGGAGAACTCCGCGAAGGTGCGTGCCGCCATGAAGTCCGGCGACGAGCGCTTCCTGCTCCCCCGCGACAAGGGCCCGGTGCGCCGGTTCATCCGCGACTACGTCGACTCGCGGTTCTCCTTCATCGACGTCATCGTCCCGGTGCTGATCGTGACGATGATCCTCAGCTACTCCGGCAACCAGACGCTCGCCGGCATCGGCAGCACGGTGCTGATGCTGACCGTGCTGCTGGTCGTCGTGGACATGATCCAGCTGCGCTTCCGGGTCCGTCGCCAGCTGGCGCAGCGCTTCCCGGGCGAGAGCACCAAGGGCACCACCTGGTACGCCATCAGCCGGGCCATGCAGATGAAGTTCATGCGGATGCCCAAGGCCCAGGTCAAGATCGGCCAGCAGCTGCCCGAGCACTACCGGTGA
- the htpX gene encoding zinc metalloprotease HtpX — protein sequence MARTRFVGDAGLTVRMTTVMFLLGGLFVALVVALMAIAGGYGGMGFALIVGFIGIGIAIYQWWSSDTVAMKAMRAREVTPQQAPELHAMVDRLCVLADMPKPRVGVADTSLPNAFATGRSPDRSVVVVTTGILQLLTAEELEGVLAHELAHVAHRDVLVMTVASSAGIVAGMVTQGAQYGAMFGGHRREGNSALPVWLLMLLVSMVVYAVSFLLLKLLSRYRELSADRAGAYLTMKPAALASALQKISGGMNAIPDRDLRASQAMNAFFIAPAIKGVSLRTLTSTHPSLEQRLEQLARIQAELGRPTP from the coding sequence ATGGCGCGTACTCGTTTCGTCGGTGACGCCGGGCTGACCGTCCGGATGACGACGGTCATGTTCCTGCTCGGCGGGTTGTTCGTGGCCCTGGTGGTGGCGCTGATGGCGATCGCCGGCGGCTACGGAGGGATGGGTTTCGCCCTCATCGTCGGGTTCATCGGCATCGGCATCGCGATCTACCAGTGGTGGAGCAGCGACACCGTGGCCATGAAGGCGATGCGGGCCCGCGAGGTCACCCCCCAGCAGGCGCCCGAGCTGCACGCCATGGTCGACCGGCTGTGCGTGCTCGCCGACATGCCCAAGCCGCGGGTGGGCGTGGCCGACACCAGCCTGCCCAACGCCTTCGCCACGGGGCGCTCGCCGGACCGGTCGGTCGTGGTGGTCACGACCGGCATCCTGCAGCTGCTCACCGCCGAGGAGCTCGAGGGCGTGCTCGCCCACGAGCTCGCGCACGTGGCCCATCGCGACGTGCTCGTGATGACCGTCGCCTCCTCGGCCGGCATCGTCGCCGGCATGGTCACCCAGGGCGCGCAGTACGGCGCGATGTTCGGCGGGCACCGCCGCGAGGGCAACTCCGCGCTGCCGGTGTGGCTGCTCATGCTGCTCGTGAGCATGGTCGTGTACGCCGTCAGCTTCCTGCTGCTCAAGCTGCTCTCGCGCTACCGCGAGCTCTCGGCCGACCGTGCCGGGGCCTACCTCACCATGAAGCCGGCTGCCCTGGCCTCGGCGCTGCAGAAGATCAGCGGGGGGATGAACGCCATCCCCGACCGCGACCTGCGCGCCAGCCAGGCCATGAACGCCTTCTTCATCGCCCCGGCGATCAAGGGTGTGTCCCTGCGGACCCTCACCTCGACGCATCCCTCCCTCGAGCAGCGGCTCGAGCAGCTGGCCCGCATCCAGGCCGAGCTCGGCCGGCCCACCCCGTGA